One Hydrogenoanaerobacterium saccharovorans DNA segment encodes these proteins:
- a CDS encoding folate family ECF transporter S component, producing MFKTPLSVGYWKTAAQEMKSFRILTIAALFVGLRIVVSSFFIPLGDNLRIYFSFFVPAIGSLIYGPFIGMLSGFASDILGYFIHPTGGFFPGYTVTSILSGLVYALFFYRAKITVFRVFLCKLCINLFINVGLGSLWSAILYGKGYYYYMAKSIIKNTLLLPLEVLLLILFMQIMLPVMGKHGLIPQLSQKRIPLI from the coding sequence ATGTTCAAAACACCTTTATCTGTTGGCTATTGGAAGACCGCAGCGCAGGAGATGAAAAGCTTTCGCATACTAACAATTGCTGCATTGTTTGTGGGACTCCGCATTGTTGTAAGCTCATTTTTTATTCCGTTGGGTGACAATTTGCGTATTTATTTCAGCTTTTTTGTGCCGGCAATCGGTTCGCTTATTTACGGGCCGTTTATTGGTATGCTGTCTGGTTTTGCCAGTGATATTCTGGGGTATTTTATACATCCAACGGGCGGTTTTTTCCCCGGTTATACAGTTACTTCTATACTAAGCGGTTTGGTATATGCTCTATTTTTCTATCGTGCAAAAATTACGGTATTTCGTGTTTTTTTATGCAAGCTTTGCATCAATTTATTTATCAATGTGGGGTTGGGCTCTTTATGGAGCGCGATTCTTTACGGCAAAGGGTATTATTACTATATGGCAAAGAGTATTATTAAAAACACGCTTTTGCTTCCGCTTGAAGTGCTGCTGCTTATCTTGTTTATGCAGATAATGCTGCCTGTTATGGGCAAGCACGGGTTGATACCGCAGCTGTCTCAAAAGAGAATCCCGCTTATTTAG
- a CDS encoding DUF2500 domain-containing protein, whose product MFGNPFDGGFGSPFMGPSFLFSIIPVLVTIVFIVVIVMIIINVVKGIIQWSKNNASPVLTVDAKITGKRTDTSVRRHNSHNNMAMNHTTSSTRYFVTFEVESGDRMEFLVEPHEYGMLAEGDTGRLTFQGTRYKGFVRT is encoded by the coding sequence ATGTTTGGTAATCCTTTTGACGGAGGCTTCGGTAGCCCGTTCATGGGGCCATCTTTTCTGTTCTCTATTATTCCTGTACTTGTCACCATTGTTTTTATAGTGGTAATTGTTATGATTATCATAAATGTGGTCAAAGGTATAATTCAGTGGAGCAAAAACAATGCATCTCCCGTTTTGACTGTGGATGCAAAAATTACCGGCAAGCGCACCGATACATCAGTGCGTCGGCACAACAGCCACAATAATATGGCTATGAACCATACTACCTCGTCTACTCGTTATTTTGTAACCTTTGAGGTAGAAAGCGGAGACCGCATGGAATTTTTGGTGGAGCCCCATGAATATGGTATGCTTGCAGAAGGCGATACAGGCAGACTAACCTTTCAAGGCACAAGATACAAAGGCTTTGTTCGTACTTAA
- a CDS encoding polysaccharide deacetylase family protein, translating to MKHLLDRCMLPLILILSVALLSVCIYGMQTAFKTMAVDAEPESAASEEEKAEQQNKIELPIVMYHHILKEQSRLNKYTISPDEFRQDLNYMKDNGYTPISMADLIAYINEGKPLPERPIMITFDDGYESFHEYAYPILKEYGYKVILSVIGKYADEYSETDDHHIRYSHSSWEQLKDMQSSGLIEIGNHTYNMHMYNDGRHGCKKKKSESVAAYHKALSKDVGQMQEKCNEHLGIYPKIFTYPFGQICEDALPIIKEMGFEAVLTCQEKINYITDKNQLEHLNRFNRPHGTSLQMILNKAKSGQKKTK from the coding sequence TTGAAACATCTACTAGACCGTTGTATGCTGCCTTTGATTCTGATTTTATCGGTGGCACTTCTTTCGGTATGTATCTATGGAATGCAGACAGCGTTTAAAACAATGGCTGTAGATGCAGAGCCGGAGTCGGCCGCAAGCGAAGAAGAAAAGGCGGAACAGCAAAACAAAATTGAACTCCCCATTGTGATGTATCATCATATACTCAAAGAACAGTCCAGACTAAACAAATATACAATATCTCCCGATGAATTTCGCCAAGATTTGAATTACATGAAAGACAACGGCTATACACCCATATCAATGGCGGATTTGATAGCTTATATAAATGAGGGGAAACCTCTGCCCGAACGCCCGATTATGATTACGTTTGATGACGGCTACGAGAGTTTCCACGAATATGCTTATCCGATATTAAAAGAATACGGCTACAAAGTGATTCTATCGGTGATAGGTAAGTATGCAGATGAGTATTCTGAAACCGATGACCACCATATTCGATACTCTCACAGCTCGTGGGAACAACTGAAAGATATGCAGAGCAGCGGGCTTATCGAAATCGGCAATCATACCTATAACATGCATATGTATAATGACGGCAGGCACGGTTGTAAGAAGAAAAAAAGTGAAAGCGTTGCTGCATACCATAAGGCGTTATCAAAAGATGTTGGCCAAATGCAAGAGAAATGCAATGAGCATCTCGGCATATACCCTAAAATATTTACGTATCCGTTTGGGCAGATCTGCGAGGATGCACTGCCTATTATAAAAGAAATGGGCTTTGAAGCAGTGCTTACTTGCCAAGAAAAAATTAACTATATTACAGATAAAAATCAGTTGGAACACCTAAATCGGTTTAACCGCCCACACGGTACGAGTTTGCAAATGATTCTAAACAAGGCGAAGTCTGGCCAAAAGAAAACAAAATAA
- a CDS encoding sugar ABC transporter substrate-binding protein, whose protein sequence is MNKFLTLILAGALCLSLGSCKKNEPSASSSGSGDEGTSVYRIATLLPKEDEYSAQITAGAKAAVADAAAAVTFDNKYVGDGDETELLSQLSTSYDALLAYPTEGEAALAELSRIHGKGLPVAIVGTTVVKNDFAVSVSGSDQYKLGEAAGIQAKKYIETKLKNKASIAVLEHNAKNLAESTLRINGFLDQIKEMKTVTLVSDMEASTAEEIAEQLATYFKDAGDKAADIIYCTNADAVIAAHNAIIKAGRKGKTVVFGVGAHSSVTDIIKSGDNTIEAVIVQDYWKMGYNSVMALLDAVKNDSQTVGYIEVTEPITLSAADSGALEQYIKKISQK, encoded by the coding sequence ATGAACAAGTTTCTCACACTTATTTTGGCAGGTGCTCTGTGCCTGTCTCTTGGTTCCTGTAAAAAAAATGAGCCCTCTGCAAGCAGCAGCGGAAGTGGAGATGAGGGTACATCGGTTTACCGTATTGCTACCTTGTTACCAAAAGAAGATGAATATTCTGCACAAATAACTGCAGGTGCAAAAGCAGCTGTAGCCGATGCAGCGGCAGCGGTAACCTTTGATAATAAATACGTGGGTGATGGGGATGAAACCGAGTTGCTTTCGCAGCTGAGTACTTCTTACGATGCTTTGCTTGCATACCCCACAGAAGGCGAAGCTGCCCTTGCAGAACTAAGCCGCATACATGGCAAGGGGCTGCCTGTAGCAATTGTAGGTACAACCGTTGTAAAAAACGATTTTGCAGTCAGCGTATCGGGTTCCGACCAGTATAAACTGGGCGAAGCGGCAGGCATACAGGCTAAAAAATACATCGAAACCAAATTGAAAAATAAAGCTAGCATTGCGGTTTTAGAGCATAACGCAAAAAATCTTGCCGAGAGCACCTTGCGGATAAACGGTTTTCTTGACCAGATAAAAGAAATGAAAACCGTTACACTCGTCAGCGATATGGAAGCATCCACTGCTGAGGAAATTGCCGAGCAACTGGCAACATACTTTAAAGATGCGGGAGACAAAGCAGCAGATATTATTTACTGCACCAACGCGGATGCTGTAATTGCGGCGCACAACGCCATTATAAAAGCAGGGCGTAAGGGCAAAACTGTTGTATTCGGCGTAGGGGCACATAGCAGCGTTACCGATATTATAAAGAGCGGCGATAACACCATCGAGGCGGTTATTGTCCAAGATTATTGGAAAATGGGTTATAACTCTGTTATGGCTTTGCTGGATGCCGTGAAAAACGATTCGCAAACAGTAGGATATATCGAAGTAACTGAGCCTATAACGCTCTCTGCAGCAGACTCGGGTGCTTTAGAGCAATATATTAAAAAAATTTCACAGAAATAA
- the metA gene encoding homoserine O-acetyltransferase MetA, with product MPINIPDSLPASRILEQENIFVMNEARAVHQDIRPLRIAILNLMPKKIETETQLLRLLSNSPLQVDVELLLTATHASKNTPTEHLLKFYKTFDDIKDQRFDGLIITGAPVEQMRFEEVDYWPELCDIMQWSKTNVYSTFHICWGAQAGLYYHYGINKHPLESKMFGIFHHHNICPKHLLMRGFDEVFVAPHSRHTGISQEDITSEPRLELLSYSDVAGPYLIASRDNRQIFVTGHSEYDRDTLQREYTRDIDKGLAIDVPVNYFPDDDPSRTAPYQWRSHAHLLYSNWLNYFVYQSTPFDLGQL from the coding sequence ATGCCGATTAATATTCCCGATTCTCTCCCTGCCAGCAGGATTCTGGAGCAGGAGAATATCTTTGTAATGAATGAGGCGCGAGCAGTGCATCAGGATATCCGCCCGTTGCGTATCGCAATACTCAATCTGATGCCGAAAAAAATTGAAACTGAAACGCAGCTGCTGCGCTTATTGAGTAACTCTCCGCTCCAGGTGGATGTGGAACTGCTGCTGACAGCAACCCATGCATCCAAAAATACACCAACCGAGCATCTGCTAAAGTTCTATAAGACATTTGATGATATAAAGGATCAGCGATTTGACGGCCTTATCATTACAGGCGCGCCTGTTGAACAAATGCGGTTCGAAGAAGTGGATTACTGGCCCGAACTCTGCGATATTATGCAGTGGAGCAAAACAAATGTGTACTCTACGTTTCACATCTGCTGGGGCGCACAGGCAGGCTTGTACTATCATTACGGCATCAACAAGCATCCTCTCGAATCTAAGATGTTTGGTATTTTCCATCATCACAATATCTGCCCCAAGCACCTGTTGATGCGCGGTTTTGACGAAGTGTTTGTTGCACCTCACTCGCGCCATACCGGTATCTCTCAAGAGGACATCACTTCTGAGCCGCGTTTGGAGCTGCTTTCTTATTCTGATGTCGCAGGTCCCTATCTGATTGCAAGCCGCGATAATCGGCAGATTTTCGTAACGGGGCATTCGGAATATGACCGAGATACTTTGCAAAGGGAATATACACGCGATATTGACAAGGGGTTAGCCATCGACGTTCCGGTAAATTACTTCCCCGATGATGACCCCTCCCGTACGGCTCCTTACCAGTGGCGCAGCCACGCACACTTATTATACAGCAACTGGCTGAACTATTTTGTTTACCAATCAACACCGTTTGACTTGGGTCAGCTTTAG